A genomic stretch from Pararhizobium sp. IMCC21322 includes:
- a CDS encoding sugar ABC transporter substrate-binding protein, producing MNKISKASGIATALAVALAVPSAFAQSADEGIARATERLAAYSNVPEFTAPGDPFDIRACAADKKMLSIPNSSANPFLKGIIDRMKAVGEDIGLEVVEWENQGQPNQWVQGFDFAVRNEFHVINLISGISPDTVEPQIRAANEAGLKTMTSHFYDPSFEPNPLISSALPIGFNEIGKILANWATVNTDGEAKIALVVSRDVPPTIPLVDGIMSELAENCPNCEIVREINVGVAEWGTKIQPSVQSALQAHPEINLVIPIYDSMSQFVIPALRLAGKLGDVKVATFNGTPFVLDFIQQGYVDMNIGESLDWIAYATIDGHMRDLCDLPVPDKLNVPFYIFDDGNVADAGTPAQFDTGYGDAYVTGFRTLWGLE from the coding sequence ATGAATAAAATTTCAAAAGCATCTGGAATCGCCACAGCGTTGGCGGTTGCACTTGCAGTACCCAGCGCCTTCGCGCAAAGCGCAGATGAAGGGATTGCACGAGCAACCGAACGCCTCGCCGCTTATTCAAACGTGCCGGAGTTTACGGCGCCCGGTGATCCGTTTGATATTCGCGCCTGCGCCGCAGACAAGAAAATGCTCTCAATTCCCAACAGCAGCGCTAATCCCTTCCTGAAGGGCATCATCGACCGTATGAAAGCTGTCGGTGAAGACATCGGGCTGGAAGTTGTGGAATGGGAAAATCAGGGCCAGCCCAATCAGTGGGTTCAAGGTTTTGACTTTGCTGTACGCAATGAATTTCACGTCATCAACCTGATCTCAGGCATTTCACCTGATACAGTTGAACCGCAAATTCGTGCCGCAAATGAAGCCGGTCTCAAAACGATGACATCGCATTTCTACGATCCATCGTTTGAACCAAATCCGCTGATTTCGAGCGCGCTGCCTATCGGCTTTAACGAAATCGGTAAAATTCTGGCGAACTGGGCCACGGTCAATACAGACGGTGAAGCCAAAATAGCGCTTGTGGTCTCACGCGATGTGCCGCCAACCATTCCTCTGGTTGATGGCATCATGAGCGAATTGGCCGAGAATTGCCCGAATTGCGAAATCGTCCGCGAGATCAATGTCGGCGTTGCCGAATGGGGTACCAAAATCCAGCCATCGGTACAGTCTGCTCTGCAGGCTCATCCAGAGATCAACCTGGTGATCCCGATTTATGACTCCATGTCCCAGTTCGTGATTCCCGCCCTGCGGCTGGCCGGCAAGCTTGGCGATGTGAAAGTTGCGACCTTCAACGGTACACCTTTCGTGCTCGACTTTATTCAACAGGGCTATGTCGACATGAACATCGGTGAAAGTCTTGACTGGATTGCCTATGCGACAATCGACGGTCATATGCGCGACCTTTGTGACTTGCCGGTGCCCGACAAGCTCAACGTACCATTCTATATCTTCGATGATGGCAATGTTGCTGATGCCGGCACGCCGGCGCAGTTTGATACTGGCTATGGCGATGCATACGTGACAGGCTTCCGTACTTTGTGGGGTCTGGAATAA
- a CDS encoding sulfatase gives MPKPPNILWFCTDQQRFDTISALGNSEINTPNLDAFCTQGWAFTSAYVQSPICTPSRASMLTGRYPASHHVMRNGASEFPASEELVSGVLADAGYRCGLVGKLHLSAQSKGEKRPQNDGFSYFDWNPQPAYQGGPNGYTDWLEEKGIDHAELFADRTTFCGAGVPAEHHQTTWAGERAKEFIAEDSDKPWFLMVNVFDPHPPFDPPAEYLNRYNPQNLRPPAYRDSDQANQEFLSNTPFQTRKPLDVFGPTPDRNGSGADPSRPGQVAAKPPQSFDGRAVKAAYYAMIELIDDVFGSLLKHLEHLGQDGETLVIFTSDHGEMLGDHGLLYKGCRFYDQLVRVPLIIRKPGSVVAGTTSDALVESIDIAATILDCADVQAPPRMQGRSFWPLIQGNGDPHEFRPSVTAEYNDTLAHFEPEHGSMVFDGTYKTCVYENHGLLEVYNLKEDPGEFNNLVLSGIEPELKSDLLERHLQRWLSTSDAGLPRTQAN, from the coding sequence ATGCCAAAGCCCCCAAATATCCTATGGTTCTGCACGGATCAGCAGCGGTTCGATACGATTTCTGCACTCGGCAATTCTGAAATCAACACTCCCAACCTCGATGCATTTTGTACGCAGGGTTGGGCCTTTACCTCTGCTTATGTCCAGTCGCCCATCTGCACACCATCCCGCGCCAGCATGTTAACCGGACGCTACCCAGCCAGTCACCACGTCATGCGGAACGGGGCCTCGGAATTCCCAGCGTCCGAGGAGTTGGTTTCGGGAGTTCTTGCCGATGCGGGATACCGCTGTGGATTGGTGGGGAAGTTACATCTTTCTGCTCAATCGAAAGGCGAAAAACGCCCGCAGAATGATGGATTCAGCTATTTTGATTGGAACCCGCAACCTGCTTATCAGGGCGGTCCGAACGGGTATACCGACTGGCTTGAGGAAAAAGGTATTGATCACGCGGAACTCTTTGCTGACCGTACGACATTCTGCGGTGCCGGCGTGCCCGCTGAACATCACCAAACAACCTGGGCCGGCGAAAGGGCCAAGGAATTCATCGCGGAGGATTCAGACAAGCCCTGGTTCCTGATGGTAAATGTGTTTGACCCGCATCCACCATTTGACCCGCCAGCGGAATATCTGAACCGTTATAACCCCCAGAACCTCAGGCCGCCAGCCTACCGGGACAGCGATCAGGCCAATCAGGAATTCCTTTCGAACACGCCTTTCCAGACTCGGAAACCTCTGGATGTATTTGGCCCGACGCCAGACCGCAACGGTTCCGGCGCTGACCCCAGCCGTCCGGGCCAAGTTGCCGCCAAACCACCGCAAAGCTTCGACGGCCGCGCAGTCAAGGCCGCATATTATGCGATGATCGAACTCATCGACGATGTCTTTGGCTCGCTGCTGAAACACCTGGAACACTTGGGACAGGATGGCGAAACGCTTGTTATTTTCACATCAGACCATGGCGAGATGCTGGGCGACCACGGACTGCTATACAAGGGTTGCCGGTTTTATGATCAGCTGGTTCGGGTCCCCCTGATCATCCGCAAGCCGGGAAGTGTCGTGGCTGGAACAACAAGCGATGCATTGGTTGAAAGCATTGATATCGCAGCTACAATTCTGGATTGCGCTGATGTCCAGGCCCCGCCGAGAATGCAGGGAAGATCTTTCTGGCCGCTGATTCAGGGCAATGGCGATCCACATGAGTTTCGTCCCTCGGTTACCGCAGAATACAACGACACCCTTGCACATTTCGAACCCGAACACGGCAGCATGGTCTTTGACGGAACTTACAAGACCTGTGTTTATGAGAACCATGGATTGCTGGAAGTCTACAATCTGAAAGAGGACCCGGGGGAATTCAACAATCTGGTGCTGAGTGGTAT
- a CDS encoding sugar ABC transporter ATP-binding protein: MTMAAETLVSDGSNEAASSTPPTLSLKNISKFFHATRALDDVSFDVMPGEVHGLLGTNGSGKSTLIKVLAGFHAPEPGGLMHFNGEPVSLPLKPQDFRRLGMSFAHQNLGLVPSLTVLENLRLSQIALSGGAMINWPAQKKAARETLERYGVDIEPWRRVDEISAVNHALLAIVRAFEEIREGCEITGKPGLVLLDEPTPFLPKEGVDKLFGLVRQIVGHGSSVIFISHDIEEVMEITDKVTILRDGKVSGKVNTADATHDQMVEMIIGRKLIQTEKTVSHKKVQKPIYAHARGLSGNGLKSCDIEIGAGEILGMTGLIGSGYDKVPYLLFGATKAETGSLKIADGAEIPLSEMSPKRAIAENFALLPGDRHTQSGVDTLSIFENMLLPDIEEYFKGGFLNARAMRRQAKTLGAQYEVRPNDPDLPLSALSGGNAQKVLIARWMHRNPKLLLLDEPTQGVDVGTRDTIFKALTAAADGGMSIVCASSDAEQLAAICDRVLVFARGRLVQELRGDAVKKDAIAEACYGSITAAERANQ, from the coding sequence ATGACAATGGCTGCGGAAACTTTGGTTTCAGATGGCTCAAACGAGGCGGCGTCTTCGACGCCGCCTACGCTTAGTCTTAAAAACATTTCCAAGTTCTTCCACGCCACGCGTGCCCTTGACGACGTTTCATTTGATGTGATGCCGGGAGAAGTCCACGGCCTGCTCGGAACCAACGGATCTGGCAAGTCGACACTTATCAAAGTTCTCGCCGGATTCCATGCACCGGAACCCGGCGGGCTTATGCATTTTAATGGCGAACCGGTAAGCCTGCCGCTGAAGCCGCAAGACTTCCGCCGCCTGGGCATGAGTTTTGCGCATCAAAACCTCGGTCTTGTCCCCTCGTTGACTGTTCTTGAAAATCTAAGATTGTCGCAGATCGCATTATCAGGCGGCGCGATGATCAATTGGCCGGCACAAAAGAAAGCCGCCCGCGAGACCCTCGAACGCTACGGAGTTGATATTGAACCCTGGCGACGGGTCGATGAAATCAGTGCCGTCAATCATGCCCTGCTGGCCATTGTGCGAGCGTTTGAAGAAATTCGCGAGGGATGCGAAATCACCGGCAAGCCGGGATTGGTTCTCCTCGACGAACCAACGCCGTTTTTGCCCAAGGAAGGCGTTGATAAGCTATTTGGCCTGGTCCGTCAGATTGTCGGTCATGGCTCAAGCGTCATTTTCATCTCTCACGACATCGAAGAAGTGATGGAGATTACCGACAAGGTGACCATTTTGCGGGACGGCAAGGTCTCGGGGAAAGTGAACACAGCAGACGCCACCCACGATCAGATGGTTGAAATGATCATCGGGCGGAAGCTTATCCAGACAGAAAAAACAGTTTCGCATAAAAAGGTTCAAAAACCGATCTATGCCCATGCGCGTGGCCTATCTGGCAACGGCCTCAAATCCTGCGACATTGAAATCGGTGCGGGAGAAATACTGGGTATGACCGGGCTTATTGGTTCTGGTTATGACAAAGTCCCCTATCTTTTGTTCGGAGCCACGAAAGCTGAGACCGGCTCCCTGAAGATTGCGGATGGGGCAGAAATCCCTCTCAGTGAGATGTCACCCAAAAGGGCGATAGCTGAGAATTTTGCGCTATTGCCGGGCGACAGACACACCCAAAGTGGCGTCGACACACTGTCTATATTTGAAAATATGCTGCTGCCCGATATCGAAGAATATTTCAAGGGCGGGTTTTTGAATGCCCGCGCCATGCGGCGACAAGCAAAAACGCTGGGCGCACAATATGAAGTTAGACCCAACGATCCTGACCTGCCCTTGTCAGCGCTCTCAGGTGGAAACGCCCAAAAGGTACTGATTGCCCGCTGGATGCATCGCAATCCAAAGCTGCTCTTGCTGGATGAACCGACCCAGGGTGTTGATGTGGGCACCCGAGATACAATTTTTAAAGCGCTGACTGCTGCAGCTGATGGCGGAATGTCCATTGTGTGCGCAAGTTCTGACGCTGAACAACTGGCAGCTATTTGTGACCGCGTCCTGGTGTTCGCACGTGGTCGGTTAGTACAGGAACTTCGCGGTGACGCAGTTAAAAAAGATGCCATTGCCGAAGCCTGTTACGGATCGATAACGGCAGCAGAACGAGCGAACCAATGA
- a CDS encoding tripartite tricarboxylate transporter permease, protein MDLLLQSFVDLVAFWPLFYVTIGVGAGIIFGAIPGLNGGILLALVLPLTFNMDTTHSIVLLVSIYTGGVSGGLISGTLIGVPGSPAALMTTFDAFPMARKGHPARALSLGIVASFVGGLISWLFLAFLSPPLTRIALKFSEFEIFSMVMMGIVLIGSVSAGSLAKGLFSGALGMLIATVGWDEVTGESRMTMGFQDLAVGFELLPVFLGLFAVTQMLSDVQDVDKPRDLIHTTFAEVMKSIGGMKTHIGNYIRSAIIGTWIGILPGIGASAGSIIAYTAAKKASKKPEDFGQGSEEGIVASETANNATIGGALIPMITLGIPGSVADVILLAALILHSVVPGPLLMLNNPDVFYGIISSALLANIIMFVIMISTAAYIGRIIDIHQMFLIPIVLFLCVMGIFLVSSNPFNLFVLLGFGVLGLVLKFFGIPTAPFVIGYILEPVAEESLRIGLMLSDGSFAPLFTRPLSAVFLAIAFGFLVWSPLKNSLRAHKLRRESVGS, encoded by the coding sequence ATGGACCTTCTGTTACAGTCTTTCGTAGATTTGGTGGCTTTCTGGCCATTGTTTTACGTAACCATTGGCGTGGGTGCGGGAATCATATTTGGTGCAATTCCCGGATTGAATGGCGGCATCCTTCTGGCGTTGGTTTTGCCCCTGACCTTCAATATGGATACCACTCATTCAATCGTACTATTGGTCAGCATTTACACCGGCGGTGTAAGTGGAGGGCTGATCTCAGGTACACTGATTGGTGTTCCTGGATCGCCCGCAGCGTTAATGACGACCTTCGATGCCTTCCCCATGGCTCGCAAAGGCCATCCTGCACGCGCGCTGTCGCTGGGGATTGTTGCATCATTTGTGGGGGGGCTCATTTCCTGGTTGTTTCTTGCCTTTCTATCGCCTCCGCTCACGCGGATTGCATTGAAGTTCTCGGAATTCGAGATTTTCTCGATGGTGATGATGGGAATTGTTCTGATCGGATCCGTTAGCGCGGGGTCCTTGGCGAAAGGATTGTTTTCAGGGGCTTTGGGTATGCTCATTGCAACAGTCGGATGGGACGAGGTCACAGGAGAAAGCCGGATGACCATGGGCTTTCAAGATCTGGCAGTCGGTTTTGAACTGCTTCCAGTGTTCCTTGGTCTGTTCGCCGTTACGCAGATGCTTTCTGACGTGCAAGATGTCGATAAACCCCGTGATCTTATTCACACGACATTCGCCGAAGTCATGAAGTCCATAGGAGGCATGAAGACCCATATCGGCAATTATATTCGCTCTGCAATTATTGGGACCTGGATTGGCATTTTGCCGGGAATTGGAGCGTCAGCGGGCTCGATCATCGCATATACAGCTGCAAAGAAGGCATCGAAGAAGCCTGAGGATTTCGGCCAGGGATCAGAAGAAGGTATCGTGGCTTCGGAAACAGCAAACAACGCCACTATAGGCGGGGCACTGATACCGATGATCACTCTGGGCATTCCAGGAAGCGTGGCCGATGTCATCCTTCTGGCCGCCCTTATTTTGCACAGTGTGGTTCCTGGCCCGCTGTTGATGCTCAATAATCCGGACGTTTTCTACGGAATCATTTCGTCCGCTCTGCTGGCAAACATCATTATGTTCGTCATCATGATTTCAACCGCCGCATATATCGGTCGGATTATAGATATCCATCAAATGTTCCTGATACCGATCGTATTGTTCCTGTGCGTCATGGGGATCTTCCTGGTATCCAGCAACCCGTTTAACCTGTTTGTGCTGTTGGGCTTTGGAGTATTGGGCCTGGTGCTGAAGTTTTTTGGTATCCCGACTGCTCCCTTCGTCATTGGCTATATCCTTGAACCGGTTGCCGAGGAATCCCTGCGAATTGGTCTCATGTTGTCAGATGGAAGCTTTGCACCGCTCTTCACCCGCCCACTATCGGCTGTTTTCCTGGCTATTGCGTTTGGCTTTCTTGTGTGGTCGCCTCTCAAGAACAGCCTTCGTGCTCACAAGTTGAGACGCGAGAGCGTTGGGTCGTAG
- a CDS encoding ABC transporter permease, whose protein sequence is MSDAAPETATTQINFMRLFERVALLLVWVLLIAGFHFAMPNIFLNWGNFSILFASYAPAALLALAIIVPLTAGDYDLSVGATLTLSSCTIGVLNVWMDFPIGIAILIAIGAGVLIGLFHSLFIVYFRIPSLVVTLGSTSLMTGIVQLMTNSSTIGGIDNALVMAVVGGRFLGVPYVFYYALTAMVVMWYVFEFTPLGRRLLFVGRGREVARLNGISVSRMRVGALVVSAVLASIAGVMYAGVLGSADPYSGLNFLLPAFAAAFLGSTTILPGRFNPLGAVAAVYFLGTGITGLTMLGIPLWVTNVFNGGALIIAVTISQLTRGREATDIG, encoded by the coding sequence ATGAGTGACGCCGCACCTGAAACTGCGACTACGCAGATCAACTTCATGCGCCTTTTTGAGCGTGTCGCCTTGTTGCTGGTCTGGGTGCTGTTGATCGCCGGGTTTCACTTCGCGATGCCCAACATCTTTTTAAACTGGGGCAATTTCTCCATTCTCTTCGCCTCCTATGCCCCTGCTGCATTGCTGGCATTGGCAATCATCGTCCCGCTAACGGCTGGGGATTATGATTTGTCGGTCGGAGCCACCCTCACCCTGTCCTCCTGCACAATTGGGGTGCTCAACGTTTGGATGGACTTTCCGATAGGCATCGCCATTTTGATTGCCATCGGGGCTGGCGTGTTGATCGGCCTGTTCCATTCCCTGTTTATCGTTTACTTCCGGATACCCTCACTTGTGGTCACATTGGGATCGACCTCACTTATGACTGGCATCGTGCAGTTGATGACAAACTCATCCACTATCGGTGGCATTGATAATGCGTTGGTGATGGCTGTGGTCGGAGGCCGCTTTTTGGGTGTGCCTTACGTCTTTTACTACGCTCTGACTGCCATGGTGGTGATGTGGTATGTGTTTGAGTTCACTCCGCTGGGCCGTAGGCTCCTATTCGTTGGACGGGGGCGCGAAGTCGCACGGTTGAATGGTATTTCGGTCAGCCGTATGCGTGTCGGCGCGTTGGTCGTTTCGGCGGTTTTGGCCTCCATTGCCGGCGTCATGTATGCAGGTGTTCTTGGCTCGGCTGATCCCTACTCCGGGCTCAATTTCCTGCTCCCGGCATTCGCCGCTGCATTTCTGGGCTCGACAACGATTTTGCCCGGCCGGTTCAATCCGCTCGGCGCTGTTGCCGCGGTCTATTTTTTGGGAACAGGTATTACCGGCCTTACAATGTTGGGCATTCCGTTGTGGGTTACTAACGTCTTCAATGGCGGTGCGCTGATTATCGCTGTAACCATTTCCCAGCTAACGCGTGGCCGCGAAGCAACCGACATTGGCTAA
- a CDS encoding SMP-30/gluconolactonase/LRE family protein has translation MSDVSLAVEIKAKTGESPVWSKSKNALYFVDIVGGTIHCFSPSENRLSRWDFGQYVGCLAEKRSGGLVVAAQHGIYSFDIETGGKDLVSDIEAHLPDNRFNDGAVDSHGRLWAGTMKIPQIGSGPVGRIYSIDGAYRVREHLSGLSIVNGIAFSPDNRTFYAGDTFAEKVWAFDFDADAGIIENRRLFVDFSALPGRPDGAAVDEDGFYWIATPGGWEICRFAPNGKLDRRVPMPVEMPTSLAFGGEKNDKLFITSLSGKISTGTEDRQPLAGSVFVYEPGVCGAPVYNFAG, from the coding sequence ATGAGCGACGTATCACTTGCGGTGGAGATCAAGGCCAAGACAGGCGAAAGCCCGGTATGGTCCAAATCAAAAAACGCCTTGTATTTTGTCGATATTGTTGGGGGAACAATTCACTGTTTCTCGCCATCTGAAAATCGATTGTCGCGTTGGGACTTCGGTCAATATGTCGGATGCCTGGCGGAAAAGCGCAGCGGTGGGCTTGTTGTCGCTGCGCAGCATGGCATCTACAGCTTTGATATTGAAACCGGCGGAAAAGACCTGGTTTCGGACATCGAAGCGCACTTGCCGGACAACCGCTTTAATGATGGCGCTGTTGATAGCCACGGCCGCCTGTGGGCCGGCACAATGAAAATCCCCCAGATCGGTTCCGGGCCAGTTGGAAGGATCTATAGTATTGATGGGGCCTATCGCGTTCGCGAACACCTCAGCGGGTTGTCTATAGTCAATGGTATCGCCTTTTCGCCGGACAACAGAACATTCTACGCGGGTGACACATTCGCAGAAAAAGTATGGGCCTTTGATTTCGATGCGGATGCCGGAATCATCGAAAACAGACGACTTTTTGTCGACTTTTCCGCGCTGCCCGGGCGTCCGGATGGCGCAGCCGTCGATGAAGACGGTTTTTACTGGATTGCTACGCCCGGGGGATGGGAAATTTGCCGTTTTGCACCCAACGGAAAGCTGGATCGCCGTGTCCCGATGCCAGTTGAAATGCCAACCAGTCTAGCATTCGGAGGAGAGAAGAACGACAAGCTGTTCATTACCTCGCTAAGCGGTAAAATCTCGACAGGTACCGAAGACCGGCAGCCTCTCGCGGGATCGGTTTTCGTCTACGAGCCTGGCGTCTGCGGGGCACCGGTCTATAATTTCGCCGGCTGA
- a CDS encoding tripartite tricarboxylate transporter substrate binding protein, translating to MSKKLVLATAILFGVTGAALAEFPEKPITIVVPNGAGSTLNAVARVYEPYLEAELGVPVNVEVMPGAGTTLGSRHVIESEPDGYTILMSNENLLGVFGQNKLDPYQLDSLTPIVKAGGIPTVLVGRPGMDGDPLELLKASSSEAPMIAAVQIGALSHLVMLDLAAKSGATFRLIHQGGGEQVKAALAGKVDVTVLTVVAAKQHHEAGTLKVMAIGTQERLDIMPDVPTFAELGLDVNFKISWLFFVPKGTPADRVEKLEAAFTGAFNNPEVEAKYAEMTMVDRTLLTDEALTEYVEKQANLMKHLAETSGLRK from the coding sequence ATGTCGAAAAAGTTAGTACTGGCCACAGCAATCCTATTTGGTGTCACTGGCGCAGCCCTCGCTGAATTTCCTGAAAAGCCAATCACAATCGTCGTGCCAAATGGCGCGGGCAGCACCCTGAACGCTGTCGCCCGGGTTTATGAACCTTATCTGGAAGCTGAACTTGGCGTTCCGGTGAATGTCGAGGTAATGCCGGGTGCGGGGACGACTTTGGGTTCGCGCCACGTGATTGAATCCGAACCCGATGGCTACACTATTTTGATGTCGAACGAAAATCTTCTGGGTGTATTCGGTCAGAACAAACTGGATCCCTATCAACTGGATTCATTGACTCCAATCGTCAAAGCGGGAGGGATTCCAACTGTTCTTGTGGGGCGTCCCGGAATGGACGGGGACCCGCTTGAATTGCTCAAGGCCAGTTCAAGTGAAGCACCTATGATCGCGGCGGTTCAGATTGGCGCGCTAAGCCATCTTGTGATGCTGGATCTGGCAGCAAAATCAGGCGCAACTTTCCGACTGATCCATCAAGGCGGTGGTGAACAGGTTAAAGCGGCATTGGCTGGCAAAGTTGATGTGACCGTCCTGACAGTCGTCGCTGCAAAGCAGCATCACGAGGCTGGTACGCTGAAAGTCATGGCTATTGGAACCCAGGAACGGCTGGACATCATGCCGGACGTGCCGACCTTTGCTGAACTTGGCCTGGACGTGAACTTCAAGATCAGTTGGCTGTTTTTCGTACCGAAGGGCACTCCGGCTGATCGCGTCGAAAAGCTGGAAGCGGCCTTTACAGGAGCCTTCAACAACCCTGAAGTCGAGGCAAAGTATGCCGAGATGACAATGGTTGATCGTACACTCCTGACGGATGAGGCCCTGACTGAGTATGTTGAAAAGCAGGCAAACCTCATGAAGCATCTTGCCGAGACGTCCGGTCTTCGCAAGTAA
- a CDS encoding SDR family NAD(P)-dependent oxidoreductase, translated as MLSSKNAMVTGAAGAIGRAAVKALVDMGAHVVLVDIDVGKLGEMASDFGDMVSAEPCDVGDMAAVQSVADNALKRLGHVDVLVNAAGILSNNKLETTEIDEWRRVFQINVESAFLLSRALVPSMANNGFGRVINISSYAAKCGGLTAGTAYTASKSAMTGLTFSIAREYAARGVTANAISPAYVMSPMVSEQLSAEQRDDLLSKIPVERFCTPDEVAHSIAYLASPLSGFITGEVIDMNGGLQFD; from the coding sequence TTGCTATCAAGTAAGAACGCAATGGTAACAGGAGCTGCAGGAGCCATTGGTCGCGCGGCAGTAAAAGCCCTTGTTGATATGGGGGCACATGTCGTGCTGGTCGATATCGACGTCGGCAAGCTGGGTGAGATGGCTTCAGATTTTGGCGATATGGTATCCGCTGAGCCATGTGATGTGGGGGATATGGCCGCAGTACAATCGGTTGCGGATAATGCACTGAAACGGTTGGGGCATGTCGATGTTCTCGTGAACGCTGCGGGTATTCTGTCGAACAACAAACTTGAGACAACCGAGATTGATGAATGGCGACGGGTGTTTCAGATCAATGTGGAATCAGCGTTTTTGCTGTCCAGGGCCTTGGTGCCCAGCATGGCGAATAACGGCTTTGGTCGTGTGATCAATATCTCGTCCTATGCAGCTAAATGCGGTGGCCTGACCGCTGGTACAGCCTATACGGCTTCAAAGAGCGCAATGACCGGCTTGACCTTCTCGATCGCACGCGAGTATGCGGCCAGAGGGGTCACGGCAAACGCAATTTCGCCAGCTTACGTGATGTCGCCGATGGTATCCGAGCAACTAAGCGCTGAACAGCGGGACGATCTGCTTTCAAAGATACCTGTTGAACGGTTTTGCACGCCGGATGAGGTAGCGCATTCGATTGCCTATCTGGCGTCCCCGCTGTCTGGCTTCATCACAGGTGAGGTGATCGACATGAATGGCGGACTGCAGTTTGACTGA
- a CDS encoding GntR family transcriptional regulator has protein sequence MPRPTKKELEARQSEADIPIFPSWIFSEIKPATPLTSQTYSAMRRAIIEMVLPPGSPVNEKKICEELHISRTPLREALLKLNDEALVKIVPNQRTTVAKIDLETMLEGQLIRQSLEVKLVRLAAMRMTPAHERALDLSMYQQHQAAAIPDLHLSFRLDEEFHELIASIGASSRTWRIIKSAKAHVDRVRHLAYPRENRLDQILEEHAAIVTALKSRDPGLAREAMHSHLGNFFNSLQFVMNERKELFSHGAEELLAQHLSIERNE, from the coding sequence ATGCCAAGGCCGACAAAGAAGGAACTGGAAGCACGACAGTCAGAAGCCGATATTCCAATTTTTCCCAGTTGGATTTTCAGCGAAATCAAACCAGCAACGCCACTAACATCTCAAACCTATTCAGCGATGCGCCGGGCGATTATCGAAATGGTCCTGCCCCCGGGGAGTCCTGTGAATGAAAAAAAGATATGCGAAGAACTGCACATTTCCCGAACGCCCTTGAGGGAGGCGTTGTTAAAATTGAACGACGAAGCCCTTGTGAAGATTGTCCCAAACCAACGCACGACCGTCGCGAAGATCGACCTGGAAACCATGCTGGAAGGTCAACTCATCCGCCAATCACTCGAGGTTAAGCTGGTCAGGCTCGCCGCGATGCGAATGACACCGGCACACGAGCGGGCCCTGGATCTCAGCATGTATCAACAACATCAGGCAGCTGCCATTCCCGACCTGCATTTGTCTTTCAGATTGGACGAGGAATTTCACGAACTCATAGCCTCTATCGGAGCAAGCAGCCGTACCTGGCGGATCATAAAGTCCGCAAAGGCACACGTAGACCGAGTCAGGCATCTGGCATATCCCCGTGAGAACAGGCTGGATCAGATTCTGGAAGAACATGCTGCAATTGTGACCGCGCTGAAATCTCGGGACCCTGGCTTGGCCCGCGAAGCGATGCACAGTCATTTGGGGAACTTTTTCAACTCGCTCCAATTCGTGATGAACGAGCGCAAGGAACTGTTCTCCCATGGTGCGGAGGAATTGCTTGCGCAACACCTGAGTATAGAGCGCAACGAATAG